The genomic interval ATGATGCTGTTTCCACGTTTTCAGTAAAAGATCAGAGCCTGCGTACGGTATTCCAGGGGCAACATCTTACTTGTTTTACGCTGGCAAATAATAATTCTGAACTGGCTGTAGGTACGACCAATGGGTATTTTCTACTCGATGCCTCTACTCATACCCAGAAAGGCGAATTACAAACCAAACTTCCCTGGACCAATCTTACTGCAATGCATGAAATAGATGGGCAGCTATGGTTTGGCTCAGAAAGAGGAGCTTTTATTTTAAGGCCAGATGGAAAATACTCGTATTACGCCTCCAGGCGCTGGCTGCCCTCCGATACAGTAAAGCACATTGCCAAAGGTACTAATAACCGGATACTGATTCTGACAGATAAGGGGCTTGGAGAAATTAATTTCCGTAGCATAACCCTCCATGACAAAGCCTTATATTTTGAACAACAGGTACGCCAGCGCCACATCCGGAATGGATTTAATGCCACTATTATCAATATGACAGATGGAAATGTGAATACTGGCAGCATGGAAGATTCCGACAACGATGGATTATGGACTTCTATGTACTTGGGTTCGCAGGTATTCAGATATGCAGCCACCAAATCGCCGGAAGCCCTACAAAACTGCCGGGAATCGCTTGATGGCATGGAACGGCTATATTCCATTAATCCGGTGCCTGGTTTTCCCGCCCGGTCATTCGAAAGACGAGGCTATGCCTTGCACGACAAATCCCGCTGGGTACCAGCACCCGATCCGGAATGGGACTGGAAATCGACTACCAGTAGCGATGAGGCCATTGGTCATATTTTTATTTTCGGCGCTATGGCTGAGCTTCTGGATGATGAAGAGTTGAAGAAGAGAGCTATTGTGCTGATGGATTCGCTCATGCAACACATCGTCAGCCACGACCTGTATCTGATAGATTATGATGGTAAGCCAACCCGATGGGGAAAATGGCACCCGGATTATGTAAACGCCCGTCCGAAAATTGTGGGCGACCGTAAATTGAATTCTTCCAATATCATTGCCATGCTGCAAACAGTCTATCATTTCACAAAAAAAGAAGTATATAAAACCAAAGCCTATGAACTGATGGAGAAACATGGCTACCTGGAAAACCTGATGCGTCCGATTAAGGATATTGGCGTAGCCCCCGAAACAGCTGACACCCTAAGCAAAATTCTGTCCGAATCCTGGAACCACTCGGATGACGAAATGTATTTTCTGGGCTATTGGGGTTTGTACCGCTATGCTTTTACTGATTCCCTGAAAAATATGTACAAAGAAGCCATTATTGACCATTGGGAAGCTGAACGGCCTGAGAAAGAAGGAGCCTGGAATATGTTTACTGCTATAACAGGTGTCAAAGAATTTGACCTGGAAGAAGCCATCTGGTATTTGCAGGAATATCCCCTGGACCTGGTAAGCTGGCAGGTAAACAATAGCCACCGGAAAGACATTGAACCCATAACACCTAATTTCCGCAACCAGACCATTAAAGAAATATTACCCCCCGATGAACTTCGCATCAGCCGTCACAATGCCAACCGCTTCGACCTCGATGGCGGACATCAGGGTAGGGAAGAATACAGCGCCGGCGATATATGGTTACTACCTTACTGGATGGGAAGATACCTAAATGTGATTTCCGGCCCTGAGACTGCTGTACGTCCGTATAGTACTTTGCCTGCTAAAAGCTTACTATCAGATTTGTAGTAATTTTGTTGGTTATATAGTTATTGGTTGATAGAACAACGTTGTTGTAGGCAAGCAAAAAATGAAACATTTCATTAATATATTATTAAGGCCGAGCAAAGAGGTGTTAACAGTTTATGGCTTGTTTTCACTTATTTTTCTAATTGGTTACGTTTGGTTATTCTCATTCGTTTGGGAATATTATAGTAGTGTGACTTATTATGTACTTGGATTACTTGTAGTTCTTCTGATTGGGGTATTGGCTACAGAAGAAATCGATAAAAGGTACCAAGGGCAATTAAAGTTGTACTTTCGGATTTCGTTTTTGCAATTACTTCTTATATGGATAATTGCCAATCCAATTAGAAGCTGGCAAATTGAAAGTTCTTTACAGAAGGCCAAACGCATTACTAATAGTTTGTCGCTCTATAAGAAACGGTTTGGGGTATATCCTTTCACTTTAGCTGAATTGGAAGAACGCTTAAAGGAAGACCTACCTACAAGATCAAACTTGGGCACCCAATATTGGTATAAACTAACAGAGAATAATCAGGAATATGAGTTAAAGTTTCTTTCCTATTATGGAAATACTGCTTATTATAATCCTTATCAAGATAAATGGCTAATAACAGACTAAATAATAATTAGTTAACTCGATAACTGAGCTTGCCTGACCACAAAGCTTCAGTTACAAGAGCGCTTGGCTCAATAACCAAATATTATCGTCACAACATTTTGCGGCACTCAATTTAATCTACTAATAACCAATTTATACTTCTACTTTCTTTTTCTGACTTTTTCCGGCAGCAACAGAGGCCAGAAAACCTATCAGAAAAATAACTATAGTACCGATCACAATAGTGAGGTAGCCATGCAAAGGGCTCGCTAAGGATTGTAGTGGACCATCGGCAAACAATACCGGAGAAAGGCTGAGCCACAAAATTACCAGAATACCGGCTATTACTCCGGCAATGGCTCCCAGCTTATGAATCTGTTTCACGAAAGCTGCCAGTAGAAATAAACCCAGCATGCCCCCACTAAAAATGGAGGCCAGTTTCCACCAGGCATCCAGGGCACTTTTTACGTCTATCAGGGCAATGCCAATTCCAATTCCCAATATACTTACCAGCAGGGAGGTCAGATAAAGTACCCGGAGCGACTGTTTGTCTGTAGCCTTGCTCTTTTTAAACCGTTGATAATAATCTATCAGCACTACCGTAGCTGAACTATTGATGCCAGTTGAAATGGTACTCATACCGGCAGCAAAAATGGCAGCAATCAATAACCCAGTAAAACCAGGAGGCAGGTTATTCACAATGAAATAAGGGAAAACCTGGTCGCTTTTATCGGCTGCCTGCAACGTTGACGGTAATGCCTCAGGCATGGCTGTGTAATAAGAGAACAGGGCTGTGCCAATCATAAAAAACAATAGGGAAACCGGAATGTATAACATCCCCCCAAAAAAAGTTGCCCTTTTTGCCTCTTGCTCAGTTCTGGAAGCCATGTATCGTTGTACATAATTCTGGTCGATGCCATAATTCTGCAGGTTTATAAATATGCCATAAATCAATACTACCCAGAAGGTGGGTTCCGAAAGGCTCAGACTAAAACTGCCCAGGCTGAATTTATTGTACTGGGTGGCAATAGAGAAAACCTGTGCAGGGCCACCCGGTATGGTGAATAAAATATATCCCAGACAGAATAAAGCGCCCGAAATAAGAACAATACCCTGGATAGCATCTGTCCAGATGACTCCCTGAATGCCACCCAGCAGCGAATACAACATAACTGCAATGCCTGTGATGATAATTACAGTAGTTATATCCCATCCGAACATCAGATTTACCGGAAGGGCAAGCAGGTATAAAATAGTCCCGATCCGCATGATCTGGGTAAGCAGGTAGCAGGACGAAACATAGATACGTGCCCAGGGACCAAAACGGTATTCGAGATAGGTATAAGCAGATGGGCTGTTGATTTTCCGGTAGAGCGGCACAAAAAATTTAACCGCCATATAGGAAGCCACCGGCAAAGACAAACTGAATACAAAGGCATTCCAGTTGCTTTGAAAGGCATTTCCGGGCAAGGCAATAAAACTGATGCTGCTCACAAACGTAGCAAAGATAGACATGCCCACCACCCAGGCCGGCAAGTTGTTGTTACCCAGGGTAAAAGCTTCAGATGATTTATTCTTGCTGTAAAATGAGCTTCCAAACAAGGTGATGCCCAGCATGTATACCAGAAAAACAATCAGATCCAGTGTATTCAAGGTAGTGATATAGTATTAAGTGGTGAGTAGAGAGGGTAAAAAGTCTACGATAATGTTCGGGAGAGAAATTACTGAATTACTGATGGAGAGAATTACAAAATGTATGCTTTCTATTCTGACCTTCTATAAGTCTGTAAATCACTCATTCAGTAATTCACCAACGGATTTCCGGCTTACCACCAGCTCAATCTCATGGGTACTGGCCAGAGACTGAAACATATTAAACAAGGCATCAAACCGCAATTTATCTGCCTGAGTCATGGCTTCAGTAGAAATACGTGAGGTGGCTGTAATTTTCAATCCTCTCTTTTGCAGGAATAACTTGGCTGAATACGGATAAAATGTATGGACCAGCCTATCCATCACCACCAGCATATCATACAACTGATTGAGTTCTGGAGTACGGCCGGAAGTGCGGAACTTCTGGAGCAGATAGGTAAACAGTTCGGGATAAAAATTAGCAGAAATTGGTGAAATACCTCTGGCTCCCATCTCCAGAGAATCCAGGGCTGTAGGTGTATCTGCATTGTATAATCCAAATATACTTCCCTGCACCGCCTGCATTTTTTTCTCCATCGCTCCGGTATTACAACTGGTATCTTTGTGATAAACAAACCGGCCGGAATCTGCCAGCCATTTCATCAACTGAGGACTTACCAGGCGTTTGTAAGGAACCGGACACTCATACAAACCCAGCGGAATATCGCTAGTCTGCTGCATGATTTCCTCTATTCGTTTTTTCAAAACATCTTCCGGCTCTTCAATTCCTGCCAGTATGCCAGTAATCAATATTACCGCAGAAGCGCCGGTATCATATATTTTCCTGATAAATTCGGTGTTTTTCTGCGTATTCGAACTGAACGTGCCAGTAGCCACAACCGGTACCCTGCCATTACTTTGTTTCACTACGGTACGGGTAATAGTCAGCCTTTCTTCCTCCGTCAGCTGGTACATTTCCGAAGACAAACAATTGGTAAATAATCCATTCACTCCGGCATTCAGGTACATATTAGTGAGTTCCTGCAAACCGCTCAGATCTAAGGAATTATTTTCCTGTAAAGGCGTTAACATCACAGGCCATAGCCCTTCAGGTAGTGGGGAGAATGATTTCATCATGGGTGAAATAAACAATTACTGAGATTAAAAAGTAAAAATTGATAGTTTGACAATTTAATTGTAAAACTTCAGGAAAAAACGCCTTTTTCCGTAAATATTTCCTCAAAGCACGAAAGGAGCCATAGGTCAGAACAACTGATAAGGGCATTGTCATGAATAGCCGGTAGGCAATGAGAATAATAGCTCCAATCCATGCCTGTTTTTTTGGCCGTGTATATAAAAACAGGAAAGAACAAGCCAGACACCTACGGCAAAAATTTTCAGCGAACGGAAAATAATCTTTTTATACAAATCTCCTGTTGGCACACTATCTTCCAGACGTTTAGAATGCCAGAACAATCGAAACCCCGACTATAAACAGGAAAAACGGAAAGATCAGTAGGAGTAAGCCCGTGCCATGCGTCATGTTCAGGTAGTTCAAAAATATATTCGCTTCCCGGAAAATTTACCAGAATCATCGCGGCAATGGTAAAGCCCCGCATGGCATCCAGTGAAATTAATCTGCCGGATGGGTGCGTTTCTTGAAGTTTTACTGACTGCAATTCTTGTACTGGATTTGTCATAAACTTTTAGTGGAAAGATGCTAGTATTTGGTATTTGATCAAAACCAAAAACCACTAACTATTTTTAATTAATCATAGTCAGATAGTTATTCATTAATTCATTTCCTTTTATCTCTTACGCCGTCCTTACTTTCTTTGTCTTGACACAAAGAAAGTAAGCGAAGAAAAGTCAAGAATTCTCGAGGCGAGAGCCGAAGAGAACCAACGTAGTTGCCATGCTTCCCCGCTCAAGGCTTACACGTTGCCCGCTGTTTTTTCGGGCCACCTCGCATGGAATGTTGTTTTATTTTAAATATTCGATATTCAGAACTAAGAATTTACTGAATAGAGCATATAAAAAAATCTTGTACTTAAAATATGTAAGCTCATATATCCTGAATAATTAATTTAACATGAGATTGGAGGTATACTATAGGATTGTTTAATATATATTCTTTTGCGGGCAGGGGCGCAGCAATAGTGTGGCCGGGTTTGGCCTGTGCGTAAGCCACAATCGAGCATGAGAATGCGAAGATTGCCAACAAAGTTGTTTGTGAGAGTAGCCATTCCAAGCGTAAAAGCGGCTTTGTTGGTGTGGTCCTTTTCTTTTGTTACTGTCACACAAGCTGGCTCAAACATTCGCATGTTTGCCCTCTTTTGGACAAGCAAAAGAAAAGTAAGACAGCATCACTGGTTTAAATTAGTACTTCACACTAGCTTTTGCTTTTTCAAATACTGCGTTTCCTGCAGAAAGTACTATTGCTATAAAAAATATTTTTACTCGCTCAAAAACAGTATTTTTTTCACAAACCAGTCATTACATTTGGAAAGAAACATACCCAAACCTTCTCATATCCATGAAGTCATCTATTTTTTCTTTACTGGTCGTTCTGGCATTTCTACTCCTGTATAGTTGCAAGCCAGGCAATTCAGAAAACAATACTACCTCAGAAGCCTCTACTTATGACAAGCTAGCTGTCCGCTGGGAACAGGTCAGTAATCTGGCCGGAGAGGA from Rhodocytophaga rosea carries:
- a CDS encoding sodium:solute symporter, producing the protein MNTLDLIVFLVYMLGITLFGSSFYSKNKSSEAFTLGNNNLPAWVVGMSIFATFVSSISFIALPGNAFQSNWNAFVFSLSLPVASYMAVKFFVPLYRKINSPSAYTYLEYRFGPWARIYVSSCYLLTQIMRIGTILYLLALPVNLMFGWDITTVIIITGIAVMLYSLLGGIQGVIWTDAIQGIVLISGALFCLGYILFTIPGGPAQVFSIATQYNKFSLGSFSLSLSEPTFWVVLIYGIFINLQNYGIDQNYVQRYMASRTEQEAKRATFFGGMLYIPVSLLFFMIGTALFSYYTAMPEALPSTLQAADKSDQVFPYFIVNNLPPGFTGLLIAAIFAAGMSTISTGINSSATVVLIDYYQRFKKSKATDKQSLRVLYLTSLLVSILGIGIGIALIDVKSALDAWWKLASIFSGGMLGLFLLAAFVKQIHKLGAIAGVIAGILVILWLSLSPVLFADGPLQSLASPLHGYLTIVIGTIVIFLIGFLASVAAGKSQKKKVEV
- a CDS encoding dihydrodipicolinate synthase family protein, yielding MMKSFSPLPEGLWPVMLTPLQENNSLDLSGLQELTNMYLNAGVNGLFTNCLSSEMYQLTEEERLTITRTVVKQSNGRVPVVATGTFSSNTQKNTEFIRKIYDTGASAVILITGILAGIEEPEDVLKKRIEEIMQQTSDIPLGLYECPVPYKRLVSPQLMKWLADSGRFVYHKDTSCNTGAMEKKMQAVQGSIFGLYNADTPTALDSLEMGARGISPISANFYPELFTYLLQKFRTSGRTPELNQLYDMLVVMDRLVHTFYPYSAKLFLQKRGLKITATSRISTEAMTQADKLRFDALFNMFQSLASTHEIELVVSRKSVGELLNE